A single Choristoneura fumiferana chromosome 9, NRCan_CFum_1, whole genome shotgun sequence DNA region contains:
- the LOC141430964 gene encoding uncharacterized protein isoform X3, translating to MTITHLSHNELRNRYLCLEHFDEKFVQNQGGRRTRITKKALPKHYKEEENMAISPHSPIPSTSEGYLYCSSNNESLWQQSRDKCELPRFVPCKMYTSVQLKDFLKEISEEAKFIKFEYDSPEKFNVLIKCKVKENQPADYYKEHAKNWINQFSNFTKTAWVVRICYPAVKCFVFRKTYACHLGASTGKQQARNMHCKAAINFKITNNGNDAVVKDPHFQEGLNMTIAIECEHSHSIKVLNVVNLKKVCSYNKSAFYEFFDEGYTAMAASCYNVLRLMDMYGPDSEKLADYYFNPTIQRIQYLYSRRWNRKEINVNEVMIKKMQTLEKIGHTIKYNDNPPYVVIMTPLMKRVIAHIGLQRVLIDATLDHGAPFTLVLYVPSMIGSLPVACATFTELNKEIYLQIFLTVKIAIQTLTGINFEPKVLLHDDDSMIKEALTLVFPNSIIILNRYSLCKDFWRWICDDGIVIKPEPLSTIVLIKSLIFTKSLNEAMLVHDILISRSLPDKCLDKINFIWVNRKQWIDDNQLCDGFNDAIINFTKEFILELCKPFKDILPAMLDVVTNVIESHYNKILQAHRDGNVMSVYSKFIAKTKIDINSEYVRKVDTDEYHIQDGLNRGQVQQINIDTMCCDCSLGKIGRICDHLCALLMLNDDKFALFSSLDYNERNIFLKILGDTSTTIKSEDINDLQIEETAIDDERPRSCLSSMESEENYNPEIKKEVQDSLETNHEDENIAHDSSIKMEDQDFSETYYEDENSVNINFASEDTPQTELKEQYEACMKCVNEEFQRLEKLFKEHPNETNLYTMQRLTKELAKIVVVKEEVDLSNMYVTLNNKTSVTEEI from the coding sequence GTTACCTATACTGTTCTTCAAACAATGAATCCCTATGGCAACAATCAAGAGATAAATGCGAGCTACCACGATTTGTACCATGCAAAATGTATACAAGTGTACAATTGAAAGATTTCCTGAAGGAAATATCGGAGGAAgcgaaatttattaaattcgAATACGACTCCCCTGAGAAGTTCAACGTGCTTATAAAATGTAAAGTCAAAGAGAATCAACCCGCCGATTACTATAAAGAACACGCAAAAAACTGGATAAACCAGTTTTCTAATTTCACGAAGACTGCTTGGGTGGTACGGATCTGTTATCCTGCGGTCAAATGTTTCGTATTCAGGAAAACTTACGCCTGCCATTTGGGCGCAAGCACTGGTAAGCAACAGGCGCGAAACATGCACTGCAAAGCGGctataaatttcaaaataacaaataacgGGAATGATGCTGTGGTAAAAGACCCCCATTTCCAGGAGGGTCTAAACATGACCATAGCCATTGAATGTGAGCACTCGCATTCAATAAAAGTACTCAATGTAGTAAACCTTAAAAAAGTCTGTTCTTATAACAAATCCGCATTCTACGAATTCTTCGATGAAGGATATACGGCGATGGCTGCTAGCTGCTACAACGTTCTGCGGCTCATGGATATGTATGGACCAGACAGCGAGAAGCTGGCCGATTATTACTTTAACCCTACAATACAACGAATCCAGTACTTATATAGCCGTCGATGGAACAGGAAAGAAATAAACGTCAATGAGGTTATGATCAAGAAGATGCAAACATTGGAAAAAATAGGGCACACAATCAAATATAACGACAACCCTCCATATGTCGTCATTATGACACCTTTGATGAAACGAGTGATAGCCCATATAGGCTTGCAACGAGTTTTGATAGACGCGACCCTGGACCATGGAGCGCCTTTTACTCTAGTCCTGTACGTGCCATCTATGATAGGCTCATTACCTGTAGCATGCGCCACATTCACAGAGCTCAACAAAGAGATATACCTCCAAATATTCTTAACGGTCAAGATAGCGATACAAACTCTTACTGGTATTAATTTCGAGCCTAAAGTACTGCTGCACGACGACGATTCGATGATAAAAGAAGCATTAACTTTAGTATTTCCCAATTCAATTATAATACTGAATCGATATTCACTATGCAAAGACTTCTGGCGATGGATTTGTGACGATGGAATTGTTATAAAACCCGAACCTTTGTCAACAATTGTGTTAATTAAGTCCctcatttttacaaaatctctGAACGAGGCTATGCTAGTTCACGATATCTTGATCTCCCGCAGTCTGCCAGACAAATGTttagataaaattaattttatttgggtGAATCGCAAGCAATGGATAGATGATAATCAGCTATGCGACGGTTTCAATGACGCGATTATTAATTTTACGAAAGAGTTCATTTTAGAGCTATGCAAGccttttaaagatattttgccTGCGATGCTGGACGTCGTAACTAATGTTATAGAGagtcattataataaaattttacaagcaCATAGAGACGGCAACGTAATGAGCGTCTATTCAAAATTTATCGCGaaaacaaaaattgacattaaTTCTGAGTATGTTAGAAAAGTAGATACAGACGAATACCATATACAAGATGGATTAAATAGAGGGCAGGTTCAACAGATCAACATAGATACGATGTGCTGCGATTGCAGTCTCGGCAAAATAGGACGAATATGCGACCACTTGTGCGCCCTATTAATGCTTAATGACGATAAATTTGCATTATTTTCTTCATTGGATTACAACGAAAGAaacatatttctaaaaatattaggAGATACAAGCACAACAATAAAGTCTGAAGACATAAATGATCTACAGATAGAGGAAACTGCGATCGACGATGAAAGACCAAGGTCGTGCCTATCATCTATGGAAAGTGAAGAAAATTATAATCCCGAAATCAAAAAAGAAGTGCAAGATTCTTTGGAGACAAATCATGAAGATGAAAACATCGCCCATGACAGCTCAATTAAAATGGAAGACCAAGATTTTTCTGAGACATATTACGAAGATGAAAATAgtgttaatattaattttgcTAGTGAAGATACACCACAAACCGAGTTGAAAGAACAGTATGAAGCGTGTATGAAATGTGTAAATGAAGAATTTCAGAGACTCGAGAAATTGTTTAAAGAGCATCCTAACGAAACAAATTTATATACCATGCAGCGATTAACGAAGGAGTTGGCTAAAATAGTAGTGGTTAAAGAAGAAGTGGACTTGTCGAACATGTACGTGACATTGAACAACAAGACAAGTGTGACTGAAGAGATCTGA